One part of the Schistocerca piceifrons isolate TAMUIC-IGC-003096 chromosome 2, iqSchPice1.1, whole genome shotgun sequence genome encodes these proteins:
- the LOC124775239 gene encoding piggyBac transposable element-derived protein 4-like produces the protein MYVVTHNVIFFLEDEIDDSLSSDEDENDVEGVASNPAAVPYPKDSEWTAVDTYRPLPVNTTPRQILVDIDESSSVLDCSKVFLTDSDVNELKRQTNLYASQTIQKKRRGNNLKPHSVLSSWKPVTISEMRRFLGIIFHMCVSKKPKIADHWSTNPVLSCNFCPHVMSRLRFTQILSCLHLVDNSNQKKPGEDGFHPLYKVLPYYNNLKERCIQAYRPSEKVTIDEGICPFRGRVSFRVYMQNKPHKYGLKVYAVAEASSGYVVNFEVYAGKHIVDNSSSAVILRLLSDSSLLNKGHTVYLDRFYSSPELFQQLAEKGTGAVGTVNKSRKGLPKDLVSATLKKGEMSFRRKDNVLAMKWKDKRDVYTLSTRHQATFGTHTKRNGSVVLKPLQVLDYNLNKIGVDIGDQRLQYNPFQHRTVKWWRKLYFHLLLMGVSNAFWLYNAVHRKKITITDFITVLAVQLVEDDTLEFIPRNEGTVGRLTKRHFLQHIPATTKKYAARVCHVCSSRSKKQSGKASRKETRYECEQCGVALCLEPCFKIFHTKKQYDSV, from the coding sequence atgtatgtagttacacataatgtgatattctttttagaagacgagattgatgacagtttgtcttcagatgaagacgagaatgatgttgaaggtgttgcttcaaatccagcagctgtgccgtatccgaaagacagtgagtggactgcagttgacacctaccgacctctgcctgtcaacacgacacccaggcagatactagtggatattgatgagtcgagttctgtactggattgcagtaaagtgttccttactgacagtgacgtaaatgaactcaagagacagacaaatttgtatgcatcacagacaatacagaagaaaagaagaggaaataatctgaagccccattcagttttgagttcgtggaagccagtgactataagtgagatgaggcgtttcttgggtattattttccacatgtgtgtttcgaaaaagcccaaaattgcggaccattggagcactaatcctgttcttagttgtaacttttgtccccatgtcatgagccgtttgcgtttcactcagatactgtcatgcttgcatcttgttgacaattcaaatcagaaaaaaccaggcgaagatggatttcatccactttacaaagttttgccatattataataatttgaaggagcgatgtatccaggcatatcgtccctcagaaaaagtgacaattgatgaaggaatttgcccatttcgaggtcgtgtgagtttccgtgtttacatgcaaaataagcctcataagtatggactgaaagtatatgctgttgctgaagccagtagtggctatgttgtaaattttgaagtttatgctggtaagcatattgttgacaattcttcgtctgcggttattttgcgattgttgtctgacagcagcttgctgaacaaaggccacactgtgtatttagatcgattttattccagtccagagctatttcagcaactggcagagaaaggcactggagctgttggtactgtgaacaaatccaggaaaggattgcctaaagatttagtatctgctacgctgaaaaagggcgaaatgtcttttcggcgtaaagataatgtattggcaatgaagtggaaagataagagagatgtgtatacattgtctacaaggcatcaagcaacatttggtacgcatactaagagaaatgggtctgtagtattgaaaccacttcaggtacttgattacaacctcaataaaattggagtggatattggagaccaacgcctgcagtacaatccgttccagcacagaactgtgaaatggtggcgaaaattatatttccatttgctgcttatgggagtatcaaatgcattttggctgtacaatgcagtgcacaggaagaaaattacaataacagactttataacagtgcttgcagttcagcttgttgaagacgacacacttgaattcattccaagaaatgaaggaactgtaggtcggctaacaaagagacattttttgcagcacatacctgcaactactaagaagtatgctgctcgtgtgtgtcacgtgtgcagttccaggagcaagaaacagagtggcaaggcttctcgcaaagagacacgatacgaatgtgaacagtgtggcgttgcactctgcctggaaccttgctttaaaattttccacactaaaaaacaatatgattctgtgtga